The following proteins are co-located in the Candidatus Nanosynbacter sp. HMT-352 genome:
- the pyrH gene encoding UMP kinase, whose product MTKRILLKLSGEQLQGEFASGFDPKRARWIAEQIRPALDDGAEIVIMVGGGNYVRGNQIIGHGIQPVSAHNIGMLSTLMNAIALADVLNDAGLPTRALSTVEVNQFIDHYTFRRAISHIKKNRIVIVACGTGRPFLTTDTAALNLALEMQCDAVVKTTKVDGVYDKDPMKFPDAVKIDHLSYQEALTNPNIAVMDKAAIGLAMDEHIPVVICDLLTDGNILRATRGESVGTLIS is encoded by the coding sequence ATGACAAAACGCATCCTACTCAAATTATCAGGTGAACAACTTCAAGGCGAATTCGCCAGCGGCTTTGACCCAAAACGCGCTCGCTGGATTGCTGAACAAATTCGACCAGCGCTGGACGACGGGGCTGAAATTGTAATTATGGTTGGCGGTGGCAATTACGTTCGCGGTAATCAAATCATCGGTCACGGAATTCAACCTGTTTCCGCACATAATATTGGCATGCTTTCTACGCTAATGAATGCTATTGCACTGGCTGACGTATTAAATGACGCAGGACTGCCAACTCGCGCATTATCTACAGTTGAAGTCAATCAATTTATCGACCACTATACTTTCCGACGCGCAATTAGCCATATTAAGAAAAACCGCATCGTTATTGTGGCGTGCGGCACCGGCAGACCATTCCTGACTACTGATACCGCAGCCTTAAACTTAGCGCTAGAAATGCAGTGTGACGCCGTGGTTAAAACAACGAAAGTCGACGGAGTTTACGACAAAGATCCTATGAAATTCCCTGACGCCGTAAAAATTGATCATTTATCTTACCAAGAAGCCCTGACAAATCCTAACATTGCTGTCATGGATAAGGCGGCAATTGGACTAGCAATGGACGAGCATATTCCAGTTGTAATTTGTGATTTGCTTACAGACGGAAATATTCTCCGCGCAACCCGCGGAGAATCAGTAGGCACGCTTATTAGTTAA